The Candidatus Rokuibacteriota bacterium genome has a segment encoding these proteins:
- a CDS encoding ATP-binding cassette domain-containing protein, protein MSSPTSTRPAAGTCAAEAASGAASAAAAPGPGPALLEVRELRQYFPVKSAWGLRSGWVKALDDVSFAVHSGETLGIVGESGCGKSTLAKTLMGIHPPMGGEMRFEGRDVSRLSPRARRAFAPRLQYVYQDPGASLDPRWKIRRSLHEPLVVHTGLSEAAREERVRSILKAVGLPQTHLDLYPHELSGGQQRRVGLARILTLQPTMVILDEPTSGLDVSVQATVLKLFRELKLEFSLTYIFISHDLAVVRMMCNRMAVMYLGRIVEMGDTETVFSDPRHPYTQSLLAAIPEIGGERVTDTFTLQGEPPNPGDLPSGCRFRSRCSLALERCASVDPALRQVAGRQVACEAADCGGPRRPAQDSLDGPRGG, encoded by the coding sequence ATGAGTTCACCCACCTCGACGCGTCCCGCCGCCGGCACGTGCGCGGCCGAGGCGGCCAGCGGCGCCGCTTCCGCGGCAGCCGCCCCGGGCCCCGGACCAGCGCTGCTGGAGGTCCGTGAACTGCGGCAGTATTTCCCGGTGAAGAGCGCATGGGGCCTCCGCAGCGGCTGGGTCAAGGCGCTCGACGACGTGTCGTTCGCGGTTCACTCTGGGGAGACGCTCGGAATCGTGGGCGAGAGCGGCTGCGGGAAGTCGACGCTCGCAAAGACGCTGATGGGCATACACCCACCGATGGGCGGCGAGATGCGATTCGAGGGGCGCGACGTGAGCCGGCTGAGTCCACGCGCGCGGCGTGCCTTCGCGCCCCGGCTGCAGTACGTGTACCAGGACCCGGGCGCGTCGCTCGATCCGCGCTGGAAGATCCGGCGAAGCCTGCACGAGCCGCTGGTGGTCCACACCGGACTCTCCGAGGCGGCGCGCGAGGAGCGCGTGCGGAGCATCCTGAAGGCTGTCGGGCTTCCGCAGACCCATCTCGACCTCTACCCGCACGAACTCTCCGGCGGGCAGCAGCGCCGCGTGGGCCTGGCACGGATCCTCACGCTGCAGCCGACGATGGTGATCCTCGACGAGCCAACCTCAGGTCTGGACGTGTCGGTGCAGGCGACGGTGCTCAAGCTCTTCCGCGAGCTGAAGCTCGAATTCAGCCTGACCTACATCTTCATCTCGCACGATCTCGCCGTCGTGCGCATGATGTGCAACAGGATGGCGGTAATGTACCTCGGTCGGATCGTCGAGATGGGCGACACCGAAACTGTGTTCTCCGACCCGCGCCATCCCTACACCCAGTCACTGCTCGCCGCGATCCCCGAGATCGGAGGCGAGAGAGTCACCGACACCTTTACCCTCCAGGGCGAACCCCCGAACCCGGGCGATCTGCCGAGCGGTTGCCGGTTCCGTTCCCGCTGCTCGCTGGCGCTCGAGCGTTGCGCGAGCGTCGACCCGGCGCTGCGCCAGGTCGCCGGGCGCCAAGTTGCCTGCGAGGCCGCTGACTGCGGAGGGCCGCGGCGGCCGGCACAGGATTCACTGGACGGGCCGAGGGGAGGGTGA
- a CDS encoding NADH:flavin oxidoreductase/NADH oxidase, with amino-acid sequence MLFSPWQLRSVKARNRIVISPMDQFSASNGFASDWHLVQLGRYALGGAGIVFVEATAITPEGRITSGDLGLWQDEQIAPLARIAKFLKEEGSIPAIQIAHAGRKANTRRPWLGLGPLTEQDYANGEECWQTVAPSALPGGEGWALPRELDAADLKVLRAAWRAAAVRALAAGFEIIELHAAHGYLLHEFLSPLANQRRDAYGGNFAGRIRFPLEVVEELREVIPAAVPFFVRVSAEDRVEGGWSLADTVSFAKELKIRGVDLVDCSSGGILGGTATLSSRPLGLGFQVPFAEAVRVQADIMTMAVGLIIKADQAEAILRNGQADLIAIGREALTNPNWPLHAERALHKKDDYSLWPKQFRLYLANRAQRLKTLGYPDWV; translated from the coding sequence ATGTTGTTCTCGCCCTGGCAGCTCAGATCGGTCAAGGCCCGAAATCGGATTGTCATTTCTCCGATGGACCAGTTTTCCGCCTCTAATGGGTTCGCGTCTGACTGGCATCTGGTGCAATTGGGACGCTATGCTCTCGGTGGCGCGGGGATCGTCTTTGTCGAAGCGACCGCCATCACCCCGGAAGGGCGCATCACGAGCGGCGACCTGGGCTTGTGGCAAGACGAACAGATCGCGCCCTTGGCACGCATCGCGAAGTTCCTGAAAGAGGAAGGGAGTATCCCCGCGATCCAGATCGCCCACGCTGGGCGCAAGGCAAACACCCGGCGCCCGTGGCTGGGCCTCGGTCCATTGACCGAGCAAGACTACGCCAACGGAGAGGAATGCTGGCAGACGGTGGCTCCCAGTGCGCTGCCCGGCGGAGAGGGCTGGGCGCTGCCGCGCGAGCTGGATGCGGCCGATCTCAAGGTGCTGCGGGCGGCCTGGCGGGCTGCGGCAGTGAGGGCGCTGGCCGCCGGCTTCGAGATCATCGAGCTGCACGCTGCGCACGGCTATCTGCTGCATGAGTTCCTCTCGCCGCTCGCGAACCAGCGTCGCGACGCCTACGGCGGCAACTTCGCCGGGCGCATCCGCTTCCCACTGGAGGTGGTCGAGGAATTGCGTGAAGTCATCCCGGCCGCGGTGCCGTTCTTCGTGCGCGTTTCGGCCGAGGACAGGGTCGAGGGAGGATGGTCGCTCGCGGACACGGTCAGTTTTGCCAAGGAGCTGAAAATCCGCGGCGTCGATCTTGTCGATTGCTCATCAGGCGGCATCCTCGGCGGTACTGCGACGCTCAGTTCGCGCCCGCTGGGACTCGGCTTCCAGGTGCCGTTCGCCGAGGCGGTGCGCGTCCAGGCGGACATCATGACCATGGCGGTGGGCCTCATCATCAAGGCCGATCAGGCCGAGGCCATTCTCCGAAATGGGCAGGCGGACTTGATCGCCATCGGACGCGAGGCGCTGACCAACCCGAACTGGCCGCTACATGCCGAGCGAGCGCTGCACAAGAAGGACGACTATAGCCTGTGGCCCAAGCAATTCCGGCTCTACCTTGCGAACCGGGCGCAAAGGCTCAAGACCCTGGGCTATCCAGATTGGGTCTGA
- a CDS encoding NADPH:quinone oxidoreductase family protein: MRAVRYHAVGGPEVLRWEEAPEPAVGSRDVLIEVQAAGVNFADLMRRSGRYHFRSTFPAMLGTEAAGTVLRAGEEAAEFKPGDRVFCRSSVAGCQAEFVAVPAGEIWRMPAAASFVECAAIPVVFLTAYHLLKTLAPLSPGESVLIHAAASGVGTAAVQLAKAWGARIFATASSGEKLALARQLGADECIDYTKQDFVAEVLRRTAGAGVDRVLECVGGDVLLKSLGVLAPGGRLLIYGRASGSLPSLPTDELFARNLQVAGLNIGGKPWSQTLHRAALEECLGLVATGRVKPVISAVFTMDRVADAHEHLSRRKTMGKVVLIRPS, translated from the coding sequence ATGAGAGCCGTCCGCTACCACGCCGTCGGTGGCCCCGAGGTGCTGCGGTGGGAGGAGGCGCCCGAGCCGGCGGTCGGCTCCCGCGATGTCCTCATCGAAGTGCAGGCCGCGGGCGTGAACTTCGCAGACCTCATGCGCCGCTCGGGACGCTACCATTTCCGGAGCACCTTTCCGGCGATGCTCGGAACGGAAGCGGCCGGCACGGTACTCCGGGCCGGCGAGGAAGCCGCCGAGTTCAAGCCGGGCGACCGGGTGTTCTGCCGCAGCAGCGTCGCCGGATGCCAGGCGGAGTTCGTGGCCGTGCCAGCAGGCGAAATCTGGCGCATGCCGGCGGCGGCGAGCTTCGTGGAGTGCGCGGCGATCCCGGTGGTCTTCCTGACCGCGTACCACCTCTTGAAGACCTTGGCGCCGCTGAGCCCCGGCGAGTCGGTCCTCATTCATGCGGCGGCATCGGGGGTCGGAACGGCAGCGGTGCAGCTCGCCAAGGCCTGGGGAGCGCGAATCTTCGCAACAGCCTCGAGCGGGGAGAAACTGGCCCTCGCGCGACAGCTCGGCGCGGACGAGTGCATCGATTACACCAAGCAAGACTTCGTGGCTGAAGTCCTGCGGCGCACCGCGGGTGCCGGCGTGGATCGGGTGCTCGAATGCGTGGGCGGGGACGTACTGCTCAAGAGTCTCGGCGTGCTCGCGCCGGGCGGCCGGCTGCTGATCTACGGCCGCGCCAGCGGGTCCCTGCCGAGCCTCCCCACGGATGAACTGTTCGCCAGGAATCTACAGGTCGCGGGGCTGAACATCGGAGGAAAACCCTGGAGCCAGACCCTCCACCGGGCAGCGCTCGAGGAGTGCCTGGGCCTCGTGGCGACTGGCCGCGTCAAACCGGTGATCTCCGCCGTATTCACCATGGACAGGGTCGCCGATGCGCATGAGCACCTGTCACGTCGGAAGACGATGGGCAAGGTCGTGCTCATCCGCCCCTCCTGA
- a CDS encoding ABC transporter ATP-binding protein: MFDRRDRADGSPTKLAGDLLMVSDLRVSFATDQGLARVLDGVSLTVGHGEVLGLVGESGCGKTTLARAILGVLPANAARIDSGSIVFRGEPLLDMPPEEIAAAIRGRRITFIPQDPLAAFNPLFRVGSQIDELMKWKSPRCGPERRSGISALLVGYSRARRTADRADVAELLRRIQIPEPGASLSKLPHEFSGGQRQRLMIAMSLLPDPELIVADEPTTALDVTIQAQILRLLRALVKERGISVLFTTHNMGTAHEICDRVTVMYAGQEMETAPTRSFFARPAHPYTAKLLESLPRPGREIREIGGEIPGLIDPPAGCRFHPRCTYTTDVCRHERPAPRQVGDAHAVRCHHPLAPTETIPPGVPRASTADRSHAQLPGQLFSADSR, translated from the coding sequence ATGTTTGATCGACGCGATCGGGCCGACGGCTCGCCGACCAAGTTAGCCGGCGATCTGCTCATGGTGTCCGATCTGCGCGTGAGCTTTGCTACCGACCAAGGACTCGCGCGGGTGCTCGACGGCGTCAGTCTCACCGTCGGTCACGGCGAGGTGTTGGGGCTGGTCGGCGAGAGCGGCTGCGGAAAGACGACGCTGGCCCGCGCCATCCTCGGCGTTCTGCCGGCAAACGCGGCCCGGATCGATTCGGGCTCGATCGTCTTCAGGGGCGAGCCGCTGCTCGACATGCCGCCGGAGGAGATCGCCGCGGCGATCCGCGGCCGCCGGATCACCTTCATCCCGCAGGACCCGCTTGCCGCGTTCAATCCGCTGTTCCGGGTCGGCAGCCAGATCGACGAGCTGATGAAATGGAAGTCGCCGCGGTGCGGTCCCGAACGCCGGTCCGGGATCTCGGCGCTTCTTGTCGGGTACTCGCGCGCGCGCCGCACGGCCGATCGCGCAGACGTCGCCGAGCTGCTGCGCAGGATCCAGATCCCGGAGCCCGGAGCCTCCCTGTCGAAGCTCCCGCACGAGTTCAGCGGCGGGCAGCGGCAGCGCCTGATGATCGCGATGTCGCTACTGCCCGACCCGGAGCTGATCGTCGCAGACGAGCCGACGACGGCGCTGGACGTCACCATCCAGGCGCAGATCCTGCGGCTGCTGCGGGCGCTGGTGAAGGAGCGTGGCATCTCGGTGCTGTTCACGACGCACAACATGGGAACCGCGCACGAGATCTGCGACCGCGTCACCGTGATGTACGCGGGTCAGGAGATGGAGACTGCGCCGACCCGCTCATTCTTCGCGCGTCCCGCGCATCCGTACACCGCAAAGCTGCTTGAGAGCCTGCCACGTCCTGGGCGCGAGATCCGAGAAATCGGCGGCGAGATTCCCGGCCTGATCGACCCGCCCGCGGGGTGCCGTTTCCACCCGCGTTGCACCTACACGACGGACGTCTGCCGCCACGAGCGGCCGGCGCCGCGACAGGTTGGCGACGCGCACGCGGTGCGCTGCCATCACCCGCTCGCGCCAACCGAGACCATCCCACCGGGCGTGCCGCGCGCCAGCACTGCGGATCGTTCGCACGCCCAGCTGCCCGGGCAGCTCTTTTCCGCCGACTCCCGATGA
- a CDS encoding ABC transporter substrate-binding protein: protein MTTMALKLRSCVPLKLALAAGMAALVFGVALPTSVEAKNRFVFANESDFDTMDPHAAFDNVRVAVRLNLYDGLMRWQDNPAKLNPWVADTYTISPDGLAYRFTMKRGVKFHDGSEVKAVDVVYSMERILAMNKGAATIFKRMIGPGQTRAVDAYTVEFKLAKPSAIFLSMVPELHIVNKALVQKNEKDKDWGAQWLSKNDAGSGAFKLKQYDPALGFVADRFVPHFKGWGKKYLDEIEFRGVKDANTRVLGLQKGDFSGVGGYHTSDQLKTLREGANTKVLESESMRVMLVHIHNQRAPLNDVHVRRAINYAFDYDGFNKDILGGMVERNVTPLPNNIWGIPKDAKGYYYDTEKAKAELAQAKVKVDRPLEIAHIIGFSQSEQAAALLQNGLKKIGIESKLVGVPWPSFVQKVAKQETSADLSVLWVSTFYADPHNWIGEMYHSGGWGTYLSNSFYKNPKVDDLLDKALRSTKQAERAKLYEEATRIVVDEAASVWIYNTKWFGPYAKNLQGVRFSPVGNGQEMRTVYFE, encoded by the coding sequence ATGACTACTATGGCGTTGAAGTTACGCTCCTGCGTGCCGCTGAAGCTCGCGCTCGCCGCCGGCATGGCGGCGCTCGTGTTCGGCGTGGCCTTGCCCACTTCGGTCGAGGCCAAGAACCGCTTCGTGTTCGCCAACGAGAGCGACTTCGATACGATGGACCCGCATGCGGCGTTCGACAACGTTCGTGTGGCGGTCCGCCTCAACCTCTACGACGGCCTGATGCGCTGGCAGGACAACCCGGCGAAGCTCAACCCCTGGGTTGCGGACACCTATACCATCTCGCCCGACGGCCTGGCGTATCGGTTCACGATGAAGCGGGGCGTGAAGTTCCACGACGGCTCGGAGGTGAAGGCCGTCGACGTCGTGTACTCGATGGAACGGATCCTTGCGATGAACAAGGGCGCGGCTACCATCTTCAAGCGGATGATAGGCCCCGGCCAGACCCGCGCCGTCGATGCGTACACCGTCGAGTTCAAGCTCGCGAAGCCTTCGGCGATCTTCCTGTCGATGGTCCCCGAACTGCACATCGTCAACAAGGCACTGGTACAGAAGAACGAGAAGGACAAGGACTGGGGTGCCCAGTGGCTGTCGAAGAATGACGCCGGTTCCGGCGCCTTCAAGCTGAAGCAGTACGATCCGGCGCTCGGCTTTGTCGCCGACCGCTTCGTGCCCCATTTCAAGGGCTGGGGGAAGAAGTACCTCGACGAGATCGAGTTCCGCGGCGTTAAGGATGCCAACACGCGCGTGCTCGGCCTGCAGAAGGGCGACTTCAGCGGCGTGGGCGGCTACCACACCTCCGACCAGCTGAAGACGCTGCGCGAAGGCGCGAACACCAAGGTGCTCGAGTCCGAGTCGATGCGGGTCATGCTGGTCCACATCCACAACCAGCGAGCGCCGCTGAACGACGTCCACGTCCGTCGCGCGATCAACTACGCATTCGACTACGATGGGTTCAACAAGGACATCCTCGGTGGGATGGTCGAGCGCAACGTGACGCCGCTGCCCAACAACATCTGGGGCATCCCGAAGGACGCGAAGGGCTACTACTACGACACCGAGAAGGCGAAGGCCGAACTCGCGCAGGCCAAGGTCAAGGTCGACCGGCCACTCGAGATCGCCCACATCATCGGCTTCAGCCAGTCCGAGCAGGCGGCTGCGCTGCTGCAGAACGGCTTGAAGAAGATCGGCATCGAGTCGAAGCTGGTCGGCGTGCCATGGCCGTCGTTTGTCCAGAAGGTGGCGAAGCAGGAAACGAGCGCCGACCTCTCGGTATTGTGGGTCAGCACCTTCTACGCCGACCCGCACAACTGGATCGGCGAGATGTACCACTCTGGAGGCTGGGGCACGTACTTGTCGAACAGCTTCTACAAGAACCCCAAGGTCGACGACCTGCTCGACAAGGCCCTCCGCAGCACCAAGCAGGCCGAGCGCGCCAAGCTGTACGAGGAGGCGACCCGAATCGTCGTCGATGAGGCGGCCAGTGTGTGGATCTACAATACCAAGTGGTTTGGCCCCTACGCCAAGAACCTGCAGGGTGTCAGGTTCTCTCCGGTCGGCAACGGCCAGGAGATGCGCACTGTGTACTTCGAGTAG
- a CDS encoding ABC transporter permease encodes MRFLVLTAKRFVWFVPTVGGLIAIVFVVSHVIPADPAALIAGATATEAHKAAVRAQYGFDKPLVVQLGNYYLNLVQGDLGKSLFTTRPVAEDLFARLPATIELTFVAMLVAVVVGTPLGVLAALRRNSAFDHVVRLVTVSGLAIASFWLGLMLQWLFAMKLGWTPLRGRIEGFPPPGITGLLTVDALLGGDVDALASALWHLALPTLTLAFPALATVVRFTRAGVLETIQSAAVQYQRSMGIPWTVIVWKYILRGALTSTVTQIGLLFGLLLGGAIVIETVFDWPGIGSYAFNAILQSDYNAVMGFTLYAGVMFILANLAVDLAHVLIDPRETRG; translated from the coding sequence ATCCGATTTCTCGTCCTGACCGCCAAGCGCTTCGTTTGGTTCGTGCCCACGGTCGGCGGCCTGATCGCGATCGTCTTTGTCGTCTCGCACGTCATCCCTGCTGATCCGGCCGCGTTGATCGCCGGGGCAACGGCAACCGAAGCGCACAAGGCGGCGGTCCGCGCGCAGTACGGCTTCGACAAACCACTCGTCGTCCAGCTCGGCAACTACTACCTGAACCTGGTGCAAGGCGACCTCGGCAAGAGCCTGTTCACCACGCGGCCGGTGGCCGAGGACCTGTTTGCGCGGCTGCCGGCGACGATCGAGCTGACGTTCGTGGCGATGCTGGTGGCCGTCGTCGTCGGCACCCCGCTCGGTGTGCTTGCGGCGCTGCGCCGCAACAGCGCCTTCGACCACGTCGTGCGCCTGGTCACCGTGTCGGGGCTGGCGATCGCGTCGTTCTGGCTAGGTCTGATGCTGCAATGGCTGTTCGCGATGAAGCTTGGCTGGACGCCGCTGCGCGGCCGTATCGAAGGCTTCCCTCCACCCGGGATCACCGGGCTGCTCACCGTCGACGCGCTGCTCGGTGGCGATGTCGACGCGCTTGCCTCGGCGCTGTGGCACCTGGCGCTGCCGACGCTGACGCTCGCGTTCCCCGCGCTCGCGACCGTCGTTCGCTTCACGCGCGCCGGCGTGCTCGAGACGATACAGAGCGCGGCGGTGCAGTACCAGCGCTCGATGGGAATCCCGTGGACGGTGATCGTCTGGAAGTACATCCTGCGTGGCGCCCTCACCTCGACCGTGACACAGATCGGCCTGCTGTTCGGCCTGCTGCTCGGCGGTGCGATCGTCATCGAGACGGTGTTCGACTGGCCGGGAATCGGCAGCTACGCGTTCAATGCGATCCTGCAGTCCGACTACAATGCGGTGATGGGCTTCACCCTGTACGCCGGCGTCATGTTCATCCTGGCCAACCTGGCGGTCGACCTGGCCCACGTGTTGATCGACCCGCGCGAGACACGCGGATGA
- a CDS encoding hydrogenase, which produces MDASRRRLLWHGMFLFLLGLLTGFVEQKFSNPRMGLAAHLEGVMNGTFLVALGAVWTEVKLSTRLEAAAYWTALYGTYANWAVTTAAAIFGTAALSPITGAGHSGQPWQEGVVAIGFISVGIAILASAILVLWGLRRPAVP; this is translated from the coding sequence ATGGACGCGAGCAGGCGTCGATTGCTCTGGCACGGCATGTTCCTCTTCTTGCTCGGACTCCTCACGGGCTTCGTCGAGCAGAAGTTCAGCAACCCGCGCATGGGGCTCGCCGCACACTTGGAAGGCGTGATGAACGGGACCTTCCTCGTTGCGCTGGGCGCTGTCTGGACGGAGGTGAAACTGTCCACACGACTGGAGGCAGCGGCCTACTGGACGGCGCTGTACGGGACGTACGCCAACTGGGCCGTGACCACGGCAGCGGCGATCTTTGGCACGGCGGCTCTATCGCCAATCACCGGAGCGGGCCACAGTGGCCAGCCCTGGCAGGAGGGCGTTGTGGCCATCGGCTTCATCAGCGTCGGGATCGCAATACTCGCCTCCGCCATCCTCGTTCTGTGGGGTCTGCGGCGACCCGCAGTCCCGTGA
- a CDS encoding maleylpyruvate isomerase N-terminal domain-containing protein, producing MIASLEGMNNMDTSYVAQNEAELARLKAFVGRLSDADMARPVGTHWTVGVGLAHLAFWDRLWLAKFDEWERTGEVAVPRVETFVNGMNDGMLPWWRAIAPAQVRHEVLAAAAAADDKARRLPAALVEAVLATRPRTIIRAVHRHQHLDELERAVAG from the coding sequence ATGATCGCGTCCCTCGAAGGGATGAACAACATGGACACATCGTACGTTGCCCAGAACGAGGCTGAGCTGGCGCGGCTGAAGGCGTTCGTCGGCAGACTGAGCGACGCCGACATGGCGCGTCCCGTCGGCACCCACTGGACCGTCGGCGTTGGCCTGGCGCACCTTGCCTTCTGGGACCGGCTCTGGCTCGCGAAGTTCGACGAGTGGGAGCGCACGGGCGAGGTCGCCGTTCCGCGGGTCGAGACCTTCGTCAATGGCATGAACGACGGGATGCTGCCGTGGTGGCGCGCGATTGCGCCCGCCCAGGTCCGGCACGAGGTGCTTGCCGCCGCGGCGGCGGCGGACGACAAGGCCCGGCGTCTGCCGGCGGCGCTCGTCGAGGCAGTCCTCGCCACGCGCCCGCGCACGATCATTCGCGCCGTGCACCGTCACCAGCATCTGGACGAACTCGAGCGCGCGGTGGCGGGCTGA
- a CDS encoding cyclic nucleotide-binding domain-containing protein → MELISRMMDGSIPYGPEGRLEPVSSGVEARQEGKIERLKEVPLFEACSRRQLRKVAKIARVFDAAADTVLTRAGEPGDEFFLIIDGTARVEVSAEKRVPLHPGEFFGEMSLLDGGPRSATVIADTPVRLLVISRRHFSALLKEVPGLTHTLLITLSRRVRQGEERAERLRSPSAGS, encoded by the coding sequence ATGGAACTGATCAGCCGGATGATGGACGGCTCGATTCCCTACGGCCCTGAAGGTCGCCTGGAACCCGTCTCCTCGGGAGTTGAGGCGAGGCAGGAAGGCAAGATCGAGCGGTTGAAGGAAGTCCCGCTCTTCGAGGCCTGCAGCCGGCGGCAGCTCCGGAAGGTCGCCAAGATCGCCCGGGTCTTCGACGCCGCGGCTGACACCGTCCTGACCCGCGCTGGGGAACCAGGCGACGAGTTCTTCCTGATCATCGATGGGACTGCACGAGTCGAGGTGTCCGCCGAGAAGCGCGTGCCTTTACACCCTGGAGAGTTCTTCGGCGAGATGAGTTTGCTCGACGGGGGGCCGCGGTCCGCGACGGTCATTGCGGATACGCCGGTGCGGTTGCTCGTCATCAGTCGCCGGCACTTCTCCGCACTCCTCAAGGAAGTGCCGGGGCTCACTCACACCCTGTTGATCACGCTGTCGAGACGCGTTCGACAGGGCGAGGAGCGGGCGGAGCGTCTCAGGTCGCCCTCGGCGGGGTCATGA
- a CDS encoding ABC transporter permease, with product MKGFLYIVRKLGHDRSALLGLAIIVVLIVAASFAPWLATHPDAAWEMSPSKRLLPPGDTYWFGTDRMGGDIYSRVLFGARITLMIALIAVGASLVIGVPIGLVAGWYGNWLGDALMRTSDIFLAVPQIVLAIAIAQTLGPSIENVILALSLTYWPWFTRLVYAETRSLKNEVFIESSVALGVPSWRITLFHVLPNVASPIIVRTSLGMGFTILTAASLGFLGLGAQPPTPEWGRMISESREFLPDAWWYVLAPGLAILLVVLGFNLLGDGLRDVLDPKTRRAKHV from the coding sequence GTGAAGGGCTTCCTCTACATCGTGCGCAAGCTCGGGCATGACCGCTCGGCGTTGCTCGGGCTCGCGATCATCGTGGTGCTGATCGTCGCGGCGAGCTTCGCTCCTTGGCTCGCGACCCATCCGGACGCCGCGTGGGAGATGAGCCCGTCGAAGCGGCTGCTGCCGCCCGGCGACACCTACTGGTTTGGCACCGACCGGATGGGTGGCGACATCTATAGCCGGGTGTTGTTCGGCGCCCGGATCACGCTGATGATCGCCCTCATCGCGGTCGGCGCATCGCTCGTGATCGGCGTGCCGATCGGACTTGTTGCCGGCTGGTACGGCAACTGGCTTGGCGACGCGCTGATGCGAACCTCCGACATCTTCCTCGCGGTCCCGCAGATCGTGCTCGCAATCGCGATCGCGCAGACCCTCGGGCCGTCGATCGAGAACGTGATCCTTGCCCTGTCGCTCACCTATTGGCCATGGTTCACGCGGCTGGTCTACGCCGAGACCCGGTCGCTGAAGAACGAGGTGTTCATCGAATCGTCGGTGGCCCTCGGGGTGCCTTCTTGGCGTATCACTCTGTTCCACGTTCTGCCCAACGTCGCCTCGCCGATCATCGTGCGCACCTCGCTCGGCATGGGGTTCACGATCCTCACCGCGGCCTCGCTGGGCTTCCTCGGCCTCGGAGCGCAGCCGCCGACGCCGGAGTGGGGGCGGATGATCTCGGAATCGCGCGAGTTCCTGCCCGATGCGTGGTGGTACGTGCTTGCACCCGGCCTCGCGATTCTCCTCGTCGTCCTCGGCTTCAACCTGCTCGGCGACGGTCTGCGCGACGTCCTCGACCCCAAGACACGACGGGCGAAGCATGTTTGA
- a CDS encoding TIGR03619 family F420-dependent LLM class oxidoreductase, translated as MRFGLRLPSFALGPKTATLAEMGAYVRRAEDLGFDSAVCIDHLLVVPPATVRTWLEPMVLLAALAGVTRTIKLGPLVLVLPLRNPVYFAKEWATFDLLTGGRSLLGVGVGWHEKEFAAMNVPHEERGRRMDEMLEAVLALWAGDRVTYEGRYYRFHDITVEPKPLQRPHPPIWIGGGTQPSEKIYAQTVRDMTPVLRRIAKHASTWVPHSASTPDMVKADWDRIHGFMREQGRKPEELTKAYSNFVYVLRNGEKPDAAVPHFSTISGMNLDFWRTYYLVGEAEELAEKINAKIEAMGGGVEHVILNPVNWGMDQLEMLAADVLPKLRQRAGGVR; from the coding sequence GTGAGATTCGGGCTGCGTCTTCCAAGCTTCGCCCTGGGACCGAAGACCGCGACTCTGGCCGAGATGGGCGCCTACGTGCGGCGCGCCGAAGATCTGGGCTTCGACTCCGCTGTCTGCATCGATCACCTGCTCGTCGTCCCACCCGCGACGGTCCGGACGTGGCTGGAGCCGATGGTGTTGCTCGCGGCGCTCGCCGGCGTGACCCGCACGATCAAGCTCGGGCCGCTCGTGCTCGTCCTCCCGCTGCGCAACCCCGTGTACTTCGCCAAGGAATGGGCGACGTTTGATCTCCTCACCGGCGGCCGCTCGCTCCTGGGTGTCGGTGTCGGCTGGCACGAGAAGGAGTTCGCTGCCATGAACGTCCCGCACGAGGAGCGGGGCCGCCGCATGGACGAGATGCTCGAGGCGGTGCTCGCGCTCTGGGCCGGTGACCGGGTGACCTACGAAGGCAGGTACTACCGCTTCCACGATATTACGGTCGAGCCCAAACCCCTGCAGCGTCCGCATCCGCCGATCTGGATCGGCGGCGGCACGCAACCCTCGGAGAAGATCTACGCGCAGACGGTGCGGGACATGACGCCGGTGTTGCGCCGCATCGCGAAGCACGCAAGCACCTGGGTGCCGCACTCGGCCTCGACCCCGGACATGGTGAAGGCCGATTGGGACCGGATCCACGGCTTCATGCGGGAGCAGGGACGCAAGCCCGAGGAGCTGACGAAGGCCTACTCGAACTTCGTCTACGTGCTGCGGAACGGAGAGAAGCCTGACGCCGCCGTGCCGCACTTCTCCACGATTTCGGGGATGAACCTGGACTTCTGGCGCACGTACTATCTCGTCGGGGAGGCCGAAGAGCTGGCGGAGAAGATCAACGCGAAGATCGAGGCCATGGGTGGCGGAGTGGAGCACGTCATCCTCAACCCGGTGAACTGGGGGATGGACCAGCTCGAGATGCTGGCGGCGGACGTGCTTCCGAAGCTGAGGCAGAGGGCGGGCGGGGTCCGATGA